The following is a genomic window from Polaribacter atrinae.
GAAAAAAAGATAACTGTAAAAGCAGGAGGAATTTTAAGTTCAGATGAATTTTACGCAGATGAATTTGATAGTTATAAAAAATGGGCAGAATATGGCGTTTTGTGTGTAGAAATGGAAACTGCCGGTTTGTATACCGTTGCAGCAAAACACAATGTAAACGCATTGTCTATTTTAACAATATCAGATAGTTTGGTAACCAAAGAAAGAACCACTGCAGAAGAAAGAGAACAAACGTTTAAAGAAATGATAGAAATTGCTTTAGAATTGGCGTAAGATAGTAAATGTCTCCTCGAGCGCAGTCAAGAGGTTAATTAGGTCTCGACTGCGCTCGACCTGACAAAAAGTTAAACAAAATGAAAAAATCATTAGTACAAAAATATAACATTCCAGGACCAAGATACACTAGTTACCCAACGGTACCTTATTGGAACAAAGAAGGAATTGATAAACAAGATTGGATACACTCTTTTCAAAGGTCTTTTAAAGAAAGTAATTCATCCGAAGGAATCAGTATTTATATTCATTTGCCTTTTTGTGAGAGTTTATGTACGTTTTGCGCATGCCATAAACACATTACAAAACGTCATGAAGTGGAAGATGAATATATAGATACCGTTTTAAAAGAATGGAAATTATATGTCGCCTTGGTAGATGAAGTTCCTGTTGTTAAAGAATTGCATTTAGGTGGCGGAACTCCAACTTTTTTCTCAAAAGAAAACCTAAAATATTTAATGGATGGTATTTTCGAAATTGCAAAAAGACATCCAGAAGCAGAGTTTAGTTTCGAAGGGCATCCTAATAATACCACTAAAGAACAATTGCAAACATTGTTTGATGAAGGCTATACAAGAGTAAGTTTTGGTGTGCAGGATTATAATGAAAAAGTACAAAAAGCAATTCATAGAGTGCAACCTTTTGAAGCTGTAGAACAAGTGACTAGATGGTCTAGAGAAATTGGGTACACTTCTGTAAGTCACGATTTAATTTTTGGGCTTCCACATCAAACTAAAGAAAACGTCATTTACAGTATCAACAAAACAAAAGAATTACAACCAGACAGAATCTCATTTTATAGTTACGCGCACGTGCCTTGGGTAAAAGGTGTTGGGCAAAGAGGTTTTAATGAAGATGATTTGCCGAAAGATGATGAAAAAAGAGCCTTGTATGAAATAGGAAAAGAACTTTTTGCAGAATTAGGCTATGTAGAGATTGGTATGGATCATTTTGCGTTAAAGACCGATAGTTTGTATAAAGCAACCATCAGCAAAACATTGCATAGAAATTTTATGGGCTATACAGCCAATAAAACAAAGTTAATGATTGGTTTAGGAATGTCTGCAATTTCAGATTCTTGGTATGCATTTGCACAAAATGTAAAGACGGTAAAAGAATATCAGAAAATTGTAAATGAAGGAGAGATTCCTATTTTTAAAGGGCATTTATTATCCGAAGAAGATATCGTTATTAGAAAACATATTTTAAATATTATGTGTCATTTTTCCACTTCGTGGGATGAAAAAACGATGAAAATCAATAAAATAGAAGAACATCTAGCATTATTAGAAGAAATGGAGCAAGATGGATTGGTTAAAATTGATGTAAAATCAAAGTCATTATCTATTCCCGAAGAGGCAAGACCTTATGTTCGAAACATTTGTATGGCGTTTGATATACATTTGTTAAAAAATAAACCAAAAACACAGTTGTTTTCTATGACTATTTAACAAAAAATTAAGATATTTGAAAAACATGATATTTGTCATGTTTTAAGAAACTGACCAATACTATTTTTGACAAATCAATTATCAGGCAAGATATGAGCGTAATATACCTACTACTAACTATTAGTATTCTAGTAGCAATCTTATTTTTTATCGCATTTATTTATTCAGTAAAAACTGGACAATTTGACGATTCTTATACGCCATCTGTTCGTATGCTGTTTGATGATGAATTAGTAAAAGATAAAAAAGAAAAATCAACTAAAGACTAAACATTAAATTATGGAAATGCAACAATTTTATTACGATAATAAAATCGTAAAGAAATTTATCTATGCTACCCTGTTGTGGGGGATAGTAGGGTTTACAGTGGGATTACTACTCGCTTTTATGTTTTTATTCCCTGGGCTTACAGAAGGAATTTCATGGTTAAGTTTTGGCCGTTTAAGACCATTACATACAAATGCCGTAATTTTTGCCTTTGTTGGTAACGCTATTTATGCAGGTGTTTATTATTCGCTACAGCGTTTATTAAAAGCAAGAATGGCTAGTAATTTTTTAAGTAATTTTAACTTCTGGGGTTGGCAAGCAATTATTGTTGCAGCAGCCATAACATTGCCTTTAGGTTATACTTCATCTAAAGAATATGCAGAGTTAGAATGGCCAATAGATATTGCTATTGCATTGGTTTGGGTTGCATTTGGTGTAAATATGATTTGGACTATTTTACAAAGAAGACAACGTCATTTATACGTAGCTATTTGGTTTTATTTAGCAACATTTGTAACAGTTGCAGTATTGCATATTTTTAATAGTTTAGCATTGCCTGTTACCTTTTTAAAATCTTATTCTGTATATGCAGGGGTACAAGATGCTTTAGTACAATGGTGGTACGGACATAATGCCGTAGCATTTTTCTTAACAACACCTTTTTTAGGCTTGATGTACTATTTTGTGCCAAAAGCAGCAAACAGACCTGTGTATTCTTATAGATTATCTATTGTACACTTTTGGTCTTTAATATTTATTTATATCTGGGCAGGACCACACCACTTATTATATACTTCATTACCAGAATGGGCTCAGAATTTAGGAGTTGCATTTTCTATAATGTTATTAGCTCCTTCTTGGGGTGGTATGATAAACGGTTTGTTAACATTAAGAGGTGCTTGGGATAAAGTTAGAACAGATCCTGTTTTAAAATTTATGGTAGTTGCAATTACTGGTTATGGTATGGCAACTTTTGAAGGGCCAATGTTATCTTTAAAAAATGTAAATGCTATTGCACATTATAGTGATTGGATTATTGCTCACGTGCACGTTGGGGCATTAGCTTGGA
Proteins encoded in this region:
- the hemN gene encoding oxygen-independent coproporphyrinogen III oxidase, with the protein product MKKSLVQKYNIPGPRYTSYPTVPYWNKEGIDKQDWIHSFQRSFKESNSSEGISIYIHLPFCESLCTFCACHKHITKRHEVEDEYIDTVLKEWKLYVALVDEVPVVKELHLGGGTPTFFSKENLKYLMDGIFEIAKRHPEAEFSFEGHPNNTTKEQLQTLFDEGYTRVSFGVQDYNEKVQKAIHRVQPFEAVEQVTRWSREIGYTSVSHDLIFGLPHQTKENVIYSINKTKELQPDRISFYSYAHVPWVKGVGQRGFNEDDLPKDDEKRALYEIGKELFAELGYVEIGMDHFALKTDSLYKATISKTLHRNFMGYTANKTKLMIGLGMSAISDSWYAFAQNVKTVKEYQKIVNEGEIPIFKGHLLSEEDIVIRKHILNIMCHFSTSWDEKTMKINKIEEHLALLEEMEQDGLVKIDVKSKSLSIPEEARPYVRNICMAFDIHLLKNKPKTQLFSMTI
- the ccoS gene encoding cbb3-type cytochrome oxidase assembly protein CcoS, whose protein sequence is MSVIYLLLTISILVAILFFIAFIYSVKTGQFDDSYTPSVRMLFDDELVKDKKEKSTKD